The following is a genomic window from Collimonas fungivorans Ter331.
GACTGCCAAGGATATCGGTTCCGCGCTGGCAGTCGACGGCCTGCAATATTTCGCGTCGAGCGACGGCACGAAAAGCTTCGTTTCGCCGCAACGCGCTTCGCTCCGCTTCCAATGAGGTAATTGCAATGTACGAATATATGACAGAACCGCTGATCAAAACTTTAAACGCGCTACCTAAGTTAGCCGGCGATCCAGCCCATTCCTCCGAATTGAATGCGGTCGCTCAGGCGCTGGAACAGATGGCGCTCAGCGCCGCCGAGGCCAACCGGGCCAGCGCAGATCCGAGCGAGCGCCAGACCGGCGGCGTAATCGTGGATGGATTGAGAGCGGCAGCCGAATTATGCCGCAATGCAGTAGAACAGCTTGCGTAATGTTGATCAGTCTTCAGTGCCATGCGGCTGCATTGCATGGCATCGACCCAGTTTTGTGTAGCGCCCATACGGGAATTGCACATTTTAACCGGGCTCCTTACGGAGCCCATCTAGCCCGCTTCGAGATCGAAGCATGTTTTTCATCAAGGAGAATCAAAATGGCAGGAGCAATCGCAGGTCTGGACACAGGTGCACAAATCGCTGAAATCGAAGCAGCAGCGGCAGCAGAAAACGCCATCAACCTGGCCAATACCTTGGCCAAGGTCCATACCATGGGCCTGAAGGCTGCAAAAGACATCGTCGGCTAATCAACGTAGCAAGCGGCCGACGCCTTTAAGGCGTCGACCAAGTTCTTTTTAATCACACCACTTTCATCAAGGAGAATCAAAATGGCAGGAGCAATCGCAGGTCTGGATACAGGTGCACAAATCGCTGAAATCGAAGCAGCAGCGGCAGCAGAAAACGCCATCAACCTGGCCAACACCTTGGCCAAGGTCCATACCATGGGCCTGAAGGCTGCAAAAGACATCGTCGGCTAATCAGCGTAGCAAGCGACCGATGCCTTTAAGGCGTCGACCAAGTTCTTTTTAATCTACACCACTTTCATCAAGGAGAATCAAAATGGCAGGAGCAATCGCAGGTCTGGACACAGGTGCACAAATCGCTGAAATCGAAGCAGCAGCGGCAGCAGAAAACGCCATCAACCTGGCCAACACCTTGGCCAAGGTCCATACCATGGGCCTGAAAGCTGCAAAAGATATCGTCGGCTAATCAGCGTAGCAAGCGGCCGACGCCTTTAAGGCGTCGACCAAGTTCTTTTTAATCACACCACTTTCATCAAGGAGAATCAAAATGGCAGGAGCAATCGCAGGTCTGGACACAGGTGCACAAATCGCTGAAATCGAAGCAGCAGCGGCAGCAGAAAACGCCATCAACCTGGCCAATACCTTGGCCAAGGTCCATACCATGGGCCTGAAGGCTGCAAAAGACATCGTCGGCTAATCAGCGTAGCAAACGGTCGGCCGGCACTCGTGGGAGTGTCGACCAGCCTCTTTTTCGATCTGCACCGCCTCTCTCAAGGAGCATCAAAGTGAAAAAATCAGTCCTTACAGGCATACATGCAAGTGCGCAAATCGCTGAAATTGAAGCGGCAGCCTGCGCAGAAAACGCCATCAACCTGGCTAACACTCTAGCTAAAGTCCACACGATGGGTCTGAAGGCCGCCAAAGATGTCGTCGGCTAATTTTCAGGCACGGCCGATCTTCTTTGACATGTCGGCCATTTTTTTAAATGCAAAGCTCTAATCCGAGGGCGCCACAATGTCTGCCATCACCGGTCTGAATACAGATAAACAAATGGATATCATCGAAGCTGCCGCTGCGGCGGAGAACGCCATTGATCTGGCCAATACTTTGGCCAAAGTCCATACGATGGGCTTTAAAGCCGCCAAAGATATCGTTGGCTGACGGCCGGCTGCCTGCTTGCTGCTGTTCCGGATACCTGCCAATTTCCTTGACGAGATGCCATTTCGTATTTTGTCGAGCCCCCAGTTTCCAATTTCTCTTGGTGTAAATTTATGAGCCTCAAACGCCGCGACGAATTGATTCGAGATCTGTGTGCGATTCGGCAAATTGCCGACGTCGATGGGGCGGTAAATTCAGGCTTGCTCGAAATTGACAGCTTCGAAGTGGCAATCGATTATTTCGACGACGACCCCAAAGCCATCTACGCCAATTTTCAATTGGGCATCGTCACGGCCGGCCGTACGCTGCGTATCTTCAGGTTGCTGCTGGAAGCCAACCTTGCGGTCTATGCGCAAGACCAGGCGCAGCTTGGACTCGAGGTAGATACCGGCGGCATCGTGCTGATCAGCCGCATTGCCTTGGACGATGAAATCGATGGGAAATGGCTGGTCGACCTCATCGATCACTATCTTGAGCATGGCCGTTACTGGCGCGACAACATGTTCCAGGCGCGGGACGACATGTTCGAAAATATCGCCTCTGGCGAATATGTCTGGATTCGTGCCTGACGGCTTCATTTCGCATTGCGCTCATCGTACTTGCTAGCCGTTGTCGTTTCCTGATAGCCCGTTGTCATCCTGTCGTCATCTGCTTCGCTATTTTCCGACTAAATTCGCCGCCGGCTTCTCAATAGCCGGCTTCCGGCCGCGAGAATGTAATGTCATCACATCATGGAGTAAAAAATGGAAGTCACCAGAAGCGCACCCGCAACATCCCAGCATATCGATACCGAAACAGCTGCAGAACAGCAAACCGCCAGCGCCGCACGCCGCAGCGGCAGCAGATCGCCAACCCGGGAATCGCTGCCCGGACTGGACTCGCTTTCCGGCAGCGGAAAGAAGGTAGCGAGCAGCAACCTTTTCGGCAGTAAAGGAAGCAGCTCACTGCCGGCTCCGGCAACTGAACCAGCGCCCCGGAAGCACGGCAGCTATAAAGGCGGGGTCAGCACTGCCGCGCTTGCAACGCATCTGCAGAACGCATTTACCAACATATCGCAGCTCGATGCCAAGATGGATGAAATGGTAGCCAAGGGTAAATTTACGGTCACAGAAGCAGATACAGTCATTAAGAGCCAGATGCAGACATGGTTGAAAAAGCCGGGGACCGAAGCTGCGCTCCATACGCAGGCAACCCAGAGTTTCACTCATAAAATCGGCAAAGAAGATTTATTTCCCGGATGCATTCTGGTGCGCAAGGAAAGCATTCCGGAATCGAAGGCGCACGCGTTTTCCCTGGGACTGCAAATGGTGCCCGATCTGAATGGCATCGAGAACAATCAAGGCGACGATAACTGTTTCCACATCATGATGTGGGCGCACGATCAGCATAATCCGGTCAAGACGGAGCTGGATGGAAAAGGCGAGGCAGAACAACTGGAAGCGCGCGGCGGACTCGGTACATCGAACACCATGCGTGTGCAGGCGTCCTCGATACAGGAAGGCCAATACTGGGTCTACAAACCCACCGACAGGAATGTGGGCGACTGGGCGGCCCAGGCGGGTCAAATGTGGCAGGACGTCCCTTATAGCAAAACCATCCTGGGCACTTCGATGAAACCGGGCGACAAATTTACAAAATTTACCGATGCGGCCCAGAAGGATATCCTGCGGGTGGCGTCGGATCCCTTCACCCATGCGCCGCCGCAGGCGCAGCCCTCGGATGGCGTCCATTTCCTGTCCATGACACCGAAAGAACGTACCCCGGGAGAAATTTGCTCTAGCGTTGCCGTGCGCTTGTATCAGGCGGCGCATGCCCAGATTGCGCTGGCCAATCAGGTGGAAAAAAACCAGGAATTGCCGACCGACGACGAAGCAGAGGCAATGCTGGAAAAAATCGTTTCCGAATTCACCGGATTGATGGCCAATAACGCGGAAGGCGTTTCCCCCAAGAGCGTCGAGCATTTCTGCAAAGTCGGCAAGACGGCGGAAGGCGAACCACAATTTAATTTCCTTGGCGTATTGACGGTAGACGCCAAGGACGTCTTGTACCCGGAGGCCAGGTACGACTCTGAGAACAACAGGATTCCCGCAGCGCCGCGCTAATTGCGTCATCGCGATCTGGTCTGGCTGCCAGCCGCTTTTACGGCTAAGTTGTCCTACCGGATCGCTGGTGCAATGCCTTGTTTTTAGCCTGCCATCCATTTTGTCCCCGCTCGAAACCTGCCCGCTGGTAGCCCCACGCCGATATCGGCTCCTGTATCATCTGGATGCAGGACCGGAGCCAACTTACCGCATGCCGAAGCGGATCGTTAGCCGAGCCAGGCCAGTCGGACTACTCGATTAACCAGAGGATAAAAAATGCAACTAGCATGGCTGGAGGATTTCGTCGAATTGGCTCGGACACGCAATTTTTCCCGAGCGGCAGAAAATCGTTTTGTCACGTCTCCAGCCTTCGGCCGCCGCATTCGCGCGCTGGAAGAATGGGTCGGCGCACCGCTGGCGGAACGCAAACAGCCGGTTTCCCTGACTCCAGCCGGCATGTTGTTTCTGGACGCGGCAACCCATTCGCTGGATGTCTTGCATGCAGCGCGCGCCCAGTTGCAAAACCCTGCGCCGCATGCGGAAGAGACGCTAAGAATTGCAACAGGCCGGACGCTGGCGAAAACATTTTTTCCTGACTGGTGTGAATCCATCAACCGCCGTTTCGGTCCATTCCTGGTG
Proteins encoded in this region:
- a CDS encoding CesT family type III secretion system chaperone, with the translated sequence MSLKRRDELIRDLCAIRQIADVDGAVNSGLLEIDSFEVAIDYFDDDPKAIYANFQLGIVTAGRTLRIFRLLLEANLAVYAQDQAQLGLEVDTGGIVLISRIALDDEIDGKWLVDLIDHYLEHGRYWRDNMFQARDDMFENIASGEYVWIRA